A part of Streptomyces sp. NBC_01235 genomic DNA contains:
- a CDS encoding alpha/beta fold hydrolase encodes MNASTTAPTTAPAVESEEPLSPGYDAATKDDAEFNKHFRHGFTTIDDVQMHYVIGGDGPQVMVLLHGWPQSWYEYRQIMPSLLPGRTVIAIDLPGMGDSTGNPPSRTKAVLATYIHKLLNHLGHRENVQVVAHDFGVSVAYPLAAQYREQVAGLFLMDYGLVGKNLKFATIESMFWHFSFNKQNPLAEELVTGRVETFLTHFFQGMKTAGENVSDDELAEFVRLFSRPQVLHAGFELYRTETQDEADNAKFQETPLTIPVRMITQAGLADMVLPPLQDAAPHATSADVPGAGHFLLHEAPDRVLAEINAFYPHPTA; translated from the coding sequence ATGAACGCTTCCACCACAGCCCCCACGACCGCCCCAGCCGTCGAGTCGGAGGAGCCGCTCAGCCCCGGCTACGACGCGGCGACCAAGGACGACGCCGAGTTCAACAAGCACTTCCGGCACGGCTTCACCACCATCGACGACGTACAGATGCACTACGTCATCGGCGGCGACGGCCCGCAGGTCATGGTGCTGCTGCACGGCTGGCCGCAGAGCTGGTACGAGTACCGCCAGATCATGCCCTCGCTGCTGCCCGGCCGCACCGTCATCGCCATCGACCTGCCCGGCATGGGCGACTCCACCGGAAACCCGCCCTCCAGGACCAAGGCGGTCCTGGCCACGTACATCCACAAGCTCCTCAACCACCTCGGCCACCGCGAGAACGTACAGGTCGTCGCCCACGACTTCGGCGTCAGCGTCGCCTACCCGCTGGCCGCCCAGTACCGCGAGCAGGTGGCCGGGCTGTTCCTCATGGACTACGGCCTGGTCGGCAAGAACCTGAAGTTCGCCACCATCGAGTCGATGTTCTGGCACTTCTCCTTCAACAAGCAGAACCCGCTCGCGGAGGAACTGGTCACCGGCCGGGTCGAGACCTTCCTCACCCACTTCTTCCAGGGGATGAAGACCGCCGGCGAGAACGTGTCCGACGACGAACTGGCCGAGTTCGTCCGGCTGTTCTCCCGCCCCCAGGTCCTGCACGCCGGCTTCGAGCTCTACCGGACCGAGACCCAGGACGAGGCCGACAACGCCAAATTCCAGGAGACCCCGCTGACCATCCCGGTCCGCATGATCACCCAGGCCGGCCTCGCCGACATGGTCCTGCCACCCCTCCAGGACGCCGCCCCCCACGCCACCTCCGCCGACGTCCCCGGCGCCGGACACTTCCTCCTCCACGAAGCACCCGACCGCGTCCTGGCCGAGATCAACGCCTTCTACCCCCACCCCACAGCCTGA
- a CDS encoding ester cyclase has product MNSQPTSARDVPTRVFAAFDAGDIDALDTLVSPDLVDHNLPPGAPSAIEGMKGMVAAMRDGFTNPHHEIVYQAETDDGWVVSQWVITATHTGPWFGLPATGRDVTCSGIDLARVVDGRIVEIRHVEELLQLQMQMQLTD; this is encoded by the coding sequence ATGAACAGCCAACCCACTTCCGCCCGCGATGTCCCTACCCGCGTATTCGCCGCCTTCGACGCGGGCGATATCGATGCGCTGGACACCCTGGTCTCGCCCGATCTCGTCGACCACAACCTGCCTCCAGGGGCTCCCTCGGCGATCGAGGGGATGAAGGGGATGGTCGCTGCCATGCGCGACGGGTTCACCAACCCTCACCACGAAATCGTCTACCAGGCCGAGACAGACGACGGCTGGGTCGTCTCCCAGTGGGTGATCACAGCGACCCACACCGGCCCTTGGTTCGGACTGCCCGCGACAGGCCGTGACGTGACCTGCTCCGGCATCGATCTCGCGCGGGTGGTCGACGGTCGGATCGTCGAGATCCGGCACGTCGAGGAGCTGCTGCAACTGCAGATGCAGATGCAGCTCACTGACTGA
- a CDS encoding TetR/AcrR family transcriptional regulator, with protein sequence MPSTGRPRSFDTDEALDVAMRLFWAEGYEGASLAALTEAMGINRRSIYAAFGNKEELFRKAVDRYVQGPGAFVAPALELPTARQVAEAMLHGAVDAHTAPGCPRGCLLVQSALAAGPESEPVRRDLAERREAGVGALRARFEKAQAEGDLPPTADPETLARYVHTVGQGLAVQAAGGASREDMHRVADQALSTWPSS encoded by the coding sequence ATGCCCAGCACGGGACGGCCCCGGTCCTTCGACACCGACGAGGCGCTGGACGTGGCGATGCGGCTGTTTTGGGCCGAGGGCTATGAGGGCGCCTCGCTCGCCGCGCTGACCGAGGCCATGGGGATCAACCGGCGCAGCATCTACGCCGCCTTCGGCAACAAGGAGGAGCTGTTCCGCAAGGCCGTCGACCGCTATGTGCAGGGCCCGGGAGCCTTTGTGGCCCCGGCTCTTGAGCTTCCCACCGCCCGGCAGGTGGCCGAGGCGATGCTGCACGGAGCCGTGGACGCCCACACCGCGCCCGGCTGCCCGCGCGGCTGTCTGCTGGTGCAGTCCGCGCTGGCCGCCGGCCCGGAAAGCGAACCGGTCCGCCGCGACCTGGCCGAACGCCGCGAGGCCGGAGTAGGGGCCCTACGGGCACGGTTCGAAAAAGCCCAGGCCGAGGGCGACTTGCCCCCCACCGCCGACCCGGAAACCCTCGCCCGCTATGTGCACACCGTCGGGCAGGGCCTCGCTGTACAGGCCGCTGGCGGCGCCAGCCGAGAAGACATGCACCGCGTCGCCGACCAAGCCCTCAGTACGTGGCCGAGCTCGTGA
- a CDS encoding 3-oxoacyl-ACP reductase family protein, whose product MSPQPAPGTTQSGVRPLDGKTALVTGGSRGIGAAIVRRLTADGVQVAFTYASAKEQADAVAAATGALAVQADNADHEAVRAAVSRTTEHFGGLDILVNNAGVSHAAPIEDFPLEEFDRLIAVNVRGVFSAVQAAAPHLGQGGRIITIGSVIVDRVPFPGATVYALTKAAVAGLTRGLARELGPHGITVNNVQPGPTATDMTPDSGPYAESLKQLMPLDHFAEPADIASAVAYLAGPEAHFITGTSWNVDGGIAV is encoded by the coding sequence ATGAGCCCCCAGCCCGCCCCCGGCACCACCCAGTCCGGAGTACGGCCCCTCGACGGCAAAACCGCCCTGGTCACGGGCGGATCCCGGGGCATTGGTGCCGCGATCGTGCGCCGTCTGACCGCCGACGGCGTCCAGGTCGCCTTCACCTACGCCAGCGCCAAGGAACAAGCCGACGCCGTGGCCGCGGCGACAGGCGCCCTGGCCGTGCAGGCGGACAACGCGGACCACGAAGCCGTCCGGGCCGCGGTCAGCCGGACCACGGAGCATTTCGGCGGACTGGACATCCTCGTCAACAACGCCGGCGTCTCCCACGCCGCGCCGATCGAGGACTTCCCGCTGGAGGAGTTCGACCGGCTGATCGCCGTCAACGTCCGGGGCGTGTTCAGCGCCGTGCAGGCCGCCGCTCCCCACCTCGGCCAGGGCGGTCGCATCATCACCATCGGCAGCGTCATCGTCGACCGCGTCCCCTTCCCCGGCGCAACCGTCTACGCCCTGACCAAGGCCGCCGTCGCCGGTCTCACCCGCGGCCTGGCCCGCGAACTCGGTCCGCACGGCATCACCGTCAACAACGTGCAGCCCGGCCCCACTGCTACGGACATGACCCCTGACTCCGGCCCGTACGCGGAATCCCTGAAGCAGCTCATGCCGCTCGACCACTTCGCCGAGCCCGCCGACATCGCCAGCGCCGTCGCCTATCTCGCCGGCCCCGAAGCCCACTTCATCACCGGCACCAGCTGGAACGTCGACGGCGGCATCGCCGTCTGA
- a CDS encoding type II toxin-antitoxin system RelE/ParE family toxin: protein MAWEIVVVEPALSWLHGLRRTDRDTLIQVSQAVTALQEEGPALGRPLVDTIKGSVLSNLKELRPGSAGATEVRLLFVFDPDRQAVILVGGDKAGNWSGWYRVAVPQAEQAYAEHLKRIDGEDGAR, encoded by the coding sequence ATGGCTTGGGAGATCGTCGTGGTCGAGCCGGCTCTTTCGTGGCTTCACGGCCTGCGCCGTACTGACCGTGACACCCTGATTCAGGTCAGCCAGGCTGTCACTGCCCTTCAGGAGGAAGGTCCCGCGCTGGGTCGGCCTCTGGTGGACACGATCAAGGGATCTGTGCTGTCGAACCTCAAGGAGCTCCGCCCCGGCTCGGCAGGGGCCACGGAGGTGCGGTTGCTGTTCGTGTTCGACCCGGACCGCCAGGCCGTGATCCTGGTCGGCGGCGACAAGGCGGGCAACTGGTCCGGCTGGTACCGCGTCGCAGTACCACAGGCGGAGCAGGCATACGCGGAGCATCTGAAGCGAATCGATGGAGAGGACGGGGCACGATGA
- a CDS encoding helix-turn-helix domain-containing protein — protein sequence MTDHLKDPQAVSWGDLADGFAFTDAEKDQIQKGAQAMVLASRVHRLAELRKRQHTTQVQVAEAMGVTQARVSRIEKGQLERSEVETLAAYVKALGGKLKIVADFGDESYVLG from the coding sequence ATGACTGATCACCTCAAGGACCCGCAGGCCGTCTCCTGGGGGGACCTGGCCGACGGCTTCGCCTTCACCGATGCCGAAAAGGACCAGATCCAGAAGGGGGCGCAGGCGATGGTCCTGGCCTCCCGTGTGCACCGCCTCGCCGAGTTGCGGAAGCGGCAGCACACTACGCAGGTCCAGGTTGCCGAAGCCATGGGTGTCACCCAGGCCCGCGTCTCGCGCATCGAGAAGGGGCAACTGGAGCGCAGCGAGGTCGAAACCCTCGCCGCGTACGTCAAGGCGCTCGGCGGCAAGCTGAAGATCGTCGCTGACTTCGGTGATGAGAGCTACGTACTCGGCTGA
- a CDS encoding nuclear transport factor 2 family protein has product MSGKEPDPTDFSVVNTLLAAIEKGDMDEVRRCFARDALIWHSFDEIEQDVDAMAAMLGHLCAHSTSRNYEDRRITTVGSQAFLQYTLTAVLHSGGRFRMPAMMRLEVDSDGLVARIEEYFDSRVLDSLAEVS; this is encoded by the coding sequence ATGTCGGGCAAAGAACCGGATCCCACGGACTTCAGCGTGGTGAACACCTTGCTGGCCGCGATCGAGAAGGGCGACATGGACGAGGTGCGGCGCTGCTTCGCACGCGACGCGCTCATCTGGCACAGCTTCGACGAGATCGAGCAGGATGTCGATGCCATGGCTGCGATGCTCGGTCACCTCTGTGCCCACTCGACGAGCCGGAACTACGAGGACCGACGCATCACGACAGTCGGCTCGCAGGCGTTCCTGCAGTACACGCTGACCGCGGTGCTCCACTCTGGAGGCCGGTTCCGAATGCCGGCGATGATGCGACTGGAGGTCGACTCCGACGGGCTCGTGGCACGGATCGAGGAGTACTTCGACTCGCGCGTGCTCGACAGCCTCGCCGAAGTGTCGTGA